A single Rhopalosiphum padi isolate XX-2018 chromosome 4, ASM2088224v1, whole genome shotgun sequence DNA region contains:
- the LOC132930671 gene encoding uncharacterized protein LOC132930671 — protein sequence MSIFDSKLTPRLEQFSFDQNEHVRILALSTAITISKKFDVSYTKQIILPIALNSIHDPSCGVRSILIKNITKNLIVLPEDRLICCLKAFIINDSWKMRNTGAIYLYILAIQKGLKFFEDYLEQSFLILLTDTKPTVQQTAMDVFKLLVTEFGMDWAQTYIVPYLIKLSYSRNTYNKMAFLSFAKVCATIMCIQFRTLNINMRKNAVE from the exons ATGTCAATTTTTGACAGTAAATTAACTCCCCGTTTGGAACAATTTAGTTTTGACCAAAAT GAGCATGTTAGAATATTGGCTTTATCAACAGcaataacaatttcaaaaaaatttgatGTTTCCTATACTAAACAGATAATTCTTCCTATTGCATTGAATTCAATACATGACCCTTCCTGTGGAGTACGTTCAATACTCATCAAGAATATTACAAag aatttgATAGTACTACCAGAAGATCGATTAATATGCTGTTTGaaagcatttattataaatgattcatGGAAAATGCGAAACACTGgtgcaatttatttatatatattggcaATTCAAAAAGGTCTCAAATTTTTTGAAGATTATCTAGAACAgtcgtttttaatattactaactgacacaa AACCAACTGTTCAGCAAACTGCTATGGATGTGTTCAAACTATTAGTTACAGAATTTGGAATGGATTGGGCTCAAACATATATTGTGCCATACCTTATAAAACTATCTTACTCGAGAAATACTTACAACAAGATGGCGTTTTTATCATTTGCTAAAGTATGTGCAACaataatgtgtatacaatttagaacactaaatattaatatgagaaAGAATGCAGTGGAATAA
- the LOC132930670 gene encoding uncharacterized protein LOC132930670 isoform X2 produces MDDYSLCPCVRIENPKDRVCFSNDCDKRTVFTLSKFAYYACIDIQRKEYNRIRNAPEVDIQNCCRQIFHTIKRNIDLPYDPTHLDCLFVYRESFRVACFEAARVGHMDCLRFAHENGFEWNYKTCKRAAKNGHLDCLKYAHEHGCPYGNNVLKDSAKGGHLECMKYLYETGCKLTMFACTAAAEGGFLQCLKYAHEIGCPWGIKTCTKAAAGGYLDCLKYAHKNGSVLTSKTCAAAARGGHLKCLKYAHKNRCRWDEETSNNAALGGHFECLVYAQKHGCPLGLNILEKAAIGGNEYCMRYLYKLGCQIGRLTCATAAKHGNLQCLKFCHKIGCEWGRHVCTKAAAGGHLSCLMYAHDHGCIMSSNTCTAAARDEHLECLEYSRQFVN; encoded by the exons atggatGACTACAGTTTATGTCCATGTGTGCGTATTGAAAACCCTAAA gaCCGTGTATGTTTTTCCAATGATTGCGATAAGCGTACTGTATTTACATTAAGTAAATTTGCGTATTATGCTTGTATTGACATTCAAAGAAAAGAGTATAACAGAATTAGGAATGCACCAGAAGTCGATATACAAAACTGTTGTCGCCAAATATTTCATACCATTAAAAGAAACATTGATTTGCCATATGATCCAACTCATTTAGATTGTCTCTTTGTATATCGAGAGAGCTTTAGAGTAGCATGTTTTGAAGCTGCAAGAGTTGGACATATGGACTGTTTGAGATTTGCTCACGAAAATGGATTTGAATggaactataaaacatgcaagAGAGCTGCAAAAAATGGACATTTAGATTGTTTAAAATATGCCCATGAGCATGGATGTCCATATggcaataatgttttaaaagacTCTGCCAAAGGTGGACACTTAGAGTGTATGAAGTACTTGTATGAAACTGGATGTAAGTTGACAATGTTTGCATGCACTGCTGCTGCAGAAGGTGGTTTTCTACAATGTTTAAAGTATGCTCATGAAATTGGATGTCCATGGGGAATAAAAACATGCACCAAAGCTGCAGCTGGTGGTTACTTGGATTGTTTAAAATATGCACATAAGAACGGAAGTGTCTTAACCTCAAAAACATGTGCAGCTGCAGCAAGAGGTGgacatttgaaatgtttaaaatatgcacataaaaaTAGATGTAGATGGGACGAAGAAACATCAAATAATGCCGCACTTGGCGGACATTTTGAGTGTCTAGTGTATGCACAAAAACATGGATGTCCGTTGGgtctaaatattttggaaaaggCTGCAATAGGAGGAAACGAGTATTGTATGagatacttgtataaattaggATGTCAAATAGGAAGATTAACCTGTGCTACTGCTGCAAAACACGGGAACTTGCAATGCTTGAAATTTTGCCATAAAATTGGATGTGAATGGGGAAGACATGTGTGCACCAAAGCTGCAGCTGGTGGCCACTTATCATGTCTCATGTATGCCCATGATCATGGTTGTATTATGTCCTCTAACACGTGCACAGCTGCTGCAAGAGATGAACATCTAGAATGTTTAGAATATAGCCGTCAGTTTGTAAACTG A
- the LOC132930670 gene encoding uncharacterized protein LOC132930670 isoform X1, with amino-acid sequence MDDYSLCPCVRIENPKDRVCFSNDCDKRTVFTLSKFAYYACIDIQRKEYNRIRNAPEVDIQNCCRQIFHTIKRNIDLPYDPTHLDCLFVYRESFRVACFEAARVGHMDCLRFAHENGFEWNYKTCKRAAKNGHLDCLKYAHEHGCPYGNNVLKDSAKGGHLECMKYLYETGCKLTMFACTAAAEGGFLQCLKYAHEIGCPWGIKTCTKAAAGGYLDCLKYAHKNGSVLTSKTCAAAARGGHLKCLKYAHKNRCRWDEETSNNAALGGHFECLVYAQKHGCPLGLNILEKAAIGGNEYCMRYLYKLGCQIGRLTCATAAKHGNLQCLKFCHKIGCEWGRHVCTKAAAGGHLSCLMYAHDHGCIMSSNTCTAAARDEHLECLEYSRQFVNCYL; translated from the exons atggatGACTACAGTTTATGTCCATGTGTGCGTATTGAAAACCCTAAA gaCCGTGTATGTTTTTCCAATGATTGCGATAAGCGTACTGTATTTACATTAAGTAAATTTGCGTATTATGCTTGTATTGACATTCAAAGAAAAGAGTATAACAGAATTAGGAATGCACCAGAAGTCGATATACAAAACTGTTGTCGCCAAATATTTCATACCATTAAAAGAAACATTGATTTGCCATATGATCCAACTCATTTAGATTGTCTCTTTGTATATCGAGAGAGCTTTAGAGTAGCATGTTTTGAAGCTGCAAGAGTTGGACATATGGACTGTTTGAGATTTGCTCACGAAAATGGATTTGAATggaactataaaacatgcaagAGAGCTGCAAAAAATGGACATTTAGATTGTTTAAAATATGCCCATGAGCATGGATGTCCATATggcaataatgttttaaaagacTCTGCCAAAGGTGGACACTTAGAGTGTATGAAGTACTTGTATGAAACTGGATGTAAGTTGACAATGTTTGCATGCACTGCTGCTGCAGAAGGTGGTTTTCTACAATGTTTAAAGTATGCTCATGAAATTGGATGTCCATGGGGAATAAAAACATGCACCAAAGCTGCAGCTGGTGGTTACTTGGATTGTTTAAAATATGCACATAAGAACGGAAGTGTCTTAACCTCAAAAACATGTGCAGCTGCAGCAAGAGGTGgacatttgaaatgtttaaaatatgcacataaaaaTAGATGTAGATGGGACGAAGAAACATCAAATAATGCCGCACTTGGCGGACATTTTGAGTGTCTAGTGTATGCACAAAAACATGGATGTCCGTTGGgtctaaatattttggaaaaggCTGCAATAGGAGGAAACGAGTATTGTATGagatacttgtataaattaggATGTCAAATAGGAAGATTAACCTGTGCTACTGCTGCAAAACACGGGAACTTGCAATGCTTGAAATTTTGCCATAAAATTGGATGTGAATGGGGAAGACATGTGTGCACCAAAGCTGCAGCTGGTGGCCACTTATCATGTCTCATGTATGCCCATGATCATGGTTGTATTATGTCCTCTAACACGTGCACAGCTGCTGCAAGAGATGAACATCTAGAATGTTTAGAATATAGCCGTCAGTTTGTAAACTG CTACCTCTAG